One Pectobacterium colocasium DNA segment encodes these proteins:
- the fliP gene encoding flagellar type III secretion system pore protein FliP (The bacterial flagellar biogenesis protein FliP forms a type III secretion system (T3SS)-type pore required for flagellar assembly.), producing the protein MAPSVWAQLPGIVTQPLPNGGQSWTLSVQTLVFLTSLTFIPAALLMMTSFTRIIIVLSLLRNALGTPTAPPNQVLLGLTLFLTFFVMSPVLNRVYEEAYLPFSQDQISMEAAIERGAEPVREFMLRQTRETDLALFTRLAEIPEIQGPEAVPMRVLLPAFVTSELKTAFQIGFTIFIPFLIIDLVVASVLMALGMMMVPPATISLPFKLMLFVLVDGWQLLLGSLAQSFYS; encoded by the coding sequence ATGGCACCATCGGTGTGGGCACAGCTTCCTGGAATTGTGACGCAACCGCTCCCTAATGGCGGACAGAGCTGGACGCTATCAGTACAAACGCTGGTTTTCCTCACATCATTAACGTTTATTCCTGCCGCATTGTTAATGATGACCAGCTTCACTCGGATTATTATCGTCCTGAGTTTGTTACGTAATGCGCTGGGTACGCCAACCGCGCCACCGAACCAAGTCTTGTTAGGGTTGACGCTTTTTCTGACCTTTTTCGTTATGTCGCCGGTACTAAACCGTGTTTATGAAGAAGCCTATCTTCCCTTCAGTCAGGATCAAATCAGCATGGAAGCCGCCATCGAACGCGGTGCCGAACCTGTGCGTGAGTTTATGCTACGGCAAACCCGGGAAACCGATTTAGCATTGTTTACCAGATTGGCTGAAATTCCAGAGATTCAGGGGCCTGAAGCAGTACCTATGCGTGTGCTTCTCCCCGCCTTTGTGACAAGTGAACTAAAAACTGCTTTCCAGATTGGCTTTACCATATTTATTCCTTTCCTCATCATTGACCTCGTTGTTGCCAGCGTATTGATGGCTCTAGGGATGATGATGGTTCCTCCGGCAACCATTTCCTTGCCTTTCAAACTGATGCTTTTTGTATTAGTTGATGGCTGGCAGCTGCTACTCGGTTCATTAGCCCAAAGTTTTTATAGTTAG
- the flgK gene encoding flagellar hook-associated protein FlgK: protein MSNLINTAMSGLKGAQVALSTVSNNISNQAVTGYSRQNAILEQATSSSTSAGYIGNGVNVVSINRQYNEFITNQLRSAQTTSSSVNAYYEQISKIDNLLASSTTSLSSTIQGFFSNLQNLTSNSGDSSTRQTVLGKAEGLVNQFKVTDKYLRDMDSGLNTQIQSTVGQINSYSNQIASLNNEITKLMGANSGTMPNDLLDQRDLLVDQLNKLVGVDVTVQDGTVYNVALKNGTNLVQAGVSNQLVAISSSSDPARLTIGYKDQTNDVVTLNESTLTGGSLGGLISFRTGTLDEARNQLGQLALSFADAFNAQHQEGYDYNGLKGGDFFSFGKAVALNDSKNGGSAVLTPSYTNTKEVQATNYAVKYDGANWQVTRLSDNSKFTATVDTSDNSLNFDGIKMTITGTPTTNDSFLLKPVNDVITDMSVAISDPNKIAAASVKLDDSGNPVVDGSGNPVFGGVSDNTNAKALLALQNEKIVGGKASVSSAYASLVGTIGNQTSTLKINNTSQQNVVKQLTAEQQSVSGVNLDEEYGDLMRYQQYYIANAQVIKTAQSIFDALLAARS, encoded by the coding sequence ATGTCCAATTTAATTAATACCGCGATGAGTGGCTTAAAAGGTGCACAGGTTGCGCTCAGTACCGTGAGTAACAACATCAGTAATCAGGCTGTTACTGGGTATAGCCGACAAAATGCGATACTTGAGCAGGCGACCAGCAGCAGTACATCGGCCGGATATATTGGTAATGGTGTTAATGTTGTTAGCATCAATCGCCAATACAATGAGTTTATTACCAATCAATTACGTTCTGCGCAAACAACAAGCAGCTCTGTCAATGCTTACTACGAACAAATTTCTAAGATTGATAATCTGCTAGCCAGTAGCACCACTAGTCTTTCATCAACGATACAAGGTTTCTTTTCCAATTTGCAGAACCTCACCAGTAATTCAGGTGACTCATCTACTCGCCAAACGGTATTGGGCAAAGCTGAAGGGCTGGTTAATCAGTTTAAAGTTACGGATAAATATTTACGTGATATGGACAGTGGTTTGAATACACAGATTCAAAGTACTGTTGGCCAAATTAATTCATATAGCAATCAGATTGCGTCGCTAAATAACGAAATCACGAAACTAATGGGAGCAAATAGCGGCACGATGCCTAACGATTTGCTCGACCAGCGAGATCTTTTGGTCGATCAGCTCAATAAATTAGTGGGTGTTGATGTGACTGTTCAAGATGGGACTGTTTACAACGTTGCATTGAAGAATGGTACTAATCTGGTTCAGGCGGGAGTCAGCAATCAATTGGTTGCTATTAGTTCCAGCAGCGATCCTGCTCGTCTTACCATTGGATATAAAGATCAGACCAATGATGTCGTTACATTGAATGAGAGTACGCTAACCGGAGGTTCATTAGGCGGATTGATTTCTTTCCGTACAGGAACCCTGGATGAAGCACGTAATCAGTTAGGGCAATTAGCCCTGTCATTCGCTGATGCATTTAATGCCCAACATCAGGAAGGTTACGACTATAACGGTCTGAAAGGTGGCGATTTCTTTTCCTTTGGTAAAGCGGTTGCCCTGAATGACAGTAAAAATGGCGGCAGTGCGGTATTAACACCCTCTTACACCAATACCAAAGAGGTGCAGGCAACCAATTATGCGGTTAAATATGATGGCGCTAACTGGCAAGTAACCCGTTTGTCTGACAACTCAAAATTTACGGCGACGGTTGATACTTCTGATAACAGCCTGAATTTTGATGGCATTAAGATGACGATTACGGGAACGCCCACAACGAATGACAGTTTCCTGCTTAAACCTGTTAATGATGTCATTACCGATATGTCAGTGGCTATTTCCGATCCGAACAAGATCGCTGCAGCGTCAGTTAAACTTGACGATTCGGGTAATCCTGTCGTAGATGGAAGCGGTAACCCTGTCTTTGGTGGTGTGAGTGATAACACGAATGCTAAGGCATTGCTTGCGCTGCAAAATGAGAAAATCGTGGGTGGGAAAGCGAGCGTTTCCAGTGCCTACGCCAGTCTAGTCGGTACTATTGGTAACCAAACTAGCACGTTGAAAATAAATAATACCTCGCAGCAAAACGTTGTTAAGCAATTAACAGCAGAACAGCAATCCGTGTCTGGTGTGAATCTGGATGAGGAATACGGCGATCTGATGCGTTACCAGCAATACTATATAGCTAATGCTCAGGTTATCAAAACAGCACAATCCATATTCGATGCGCTTTTAGCGGCTCGTAGCTAG
- the fliQ gene encoding flagellar biosynthesis protein FliQ, producing the protein MTPESVMALGYEAMKIALALAAPPLIAALLSGLTISLLQAATQVNEMTLSFIPKILTVFFTLVIAGPWMLNLMLDYMRTLFGQLPNIIG; encoded by the coding sequence ATGACACCAGAATCGGTGATGGCGCTTGGCTATGAAGCAATGAAGATAGCATTAGCGCTGGCGGCCCCTCCGTTGATAGCGGCGCTACTCAGCGGGCTGACTATCAGCCTCTTGCAGGCGGCGACGCAGGTAAACGAAATGACACTCTCGTTTATCCCTAAAATCCTAACAGTATTTTTCACTTTAGTGATCGCAGGTCCCTGGATGTTAAACCTCATGCTGGACTACATGCGTACGCTATTCGGCCAGTTACCTAATATTATTGGGTAA
- the flgJ gene encoding flagellar assembly peptidoglycan hydrolase FlgJ — MSDIQTLNNAAYDAQSLNTLKREVSGNPQSKEGIRAVAQQMEGVFVQLMMKSMRSAIPQDGLFNSDQTRLYTSMYDQQIAQEISTKGKGLGLADVMVEQLTRQSPDATAAKAPVPSVPLTFDGDVLKTMPTAAVEQMVRKALPKLPTTGSALPLSNSNFVSQISLPAQIASQHSGIPHHLIIAQAALESGWGQREIPTEDGRPSHNLFGIKAGSSWNGPTTEITTTEYEQGVAKKVKASFRVYDSYIEAIGDYVKLLTNNPRYSAVMSAGTAEQAAHALQKAGYATDPQYAQKLVSMIQQMKNSGEKVTKAYTHDLSRLF; from the coding sequence ATGAGTGATATACAGACGCTGAATAATGCGGCCTACGATGCGCAGTCCCTGAATACGCTGAAGCGTGAGGTTTCAGGCAATCCTCAAAGTAAAGAGGGTATCAGGGCAGTGGCGCAACAAATGGAAGGCGTGTTTGTCCAATTGATGATGAAAAGTATGCGTTCTGCGATTCCGCAGGATGGGCTCTTCAACAGCGATCAGACGCGTCTGTATACCTCAATGTATGATCAGCAAATTGCCCAAGAGATCTCAACGAAGGGCAAGGGACTGGGGCTGGCGGATGTCATGGTTGAGCAATTAACCCGGCAATCTCCCGATGCTACAGCCGCTAAAGCTCCGGTTCCTTCTGTTCCATTAACATTCGATGGTGATGTGCTAAAAACCATGCCAACTGCGGCAGTGGAGCAGATGGTGCGTAAAGCGTTACCTAAGCTGCCCACTACGGGGTCAGCCTTGCCGTTATCCAATAGTAACTTTGTGTCTCAGATTTCCTTGCCCGCTCAGATTGCCAGCCAGCATAGCGGCATACCTCACCATCTTATTATTGCTCAGGCGGCACTTGAGTCTGGTTGGGGTCAGCGTGAAATTCCTACCGAAGATGGGCGCCCGAGTCACAACTTGTTCGGTATCAAAGCAGGCAGTAGCTGGAATGGGCCGACAACAGAGATTACCACGACAGAGTATGAGCAGGGCGTGGCCAAGAAGGTCAAGGCTAGTTTCCGAGTGTACGATTCCTATATTGAAGCGATTGGTGACTATGTGAAATTGCTCACCAACAACCCACGCTATTCAGCGGTCATGAGTGCCGGAACGGCGGAGCAGGCAGCTCATGCGCTACAAAAAGCAGGTTATGCAACGGACCCGCAATATGCTCAGAAGCTGGTTAGCATGATCCAGCAAATGAAGAATTCAGGTGAGAAAGTGACGAAAGCATATACGCACGATTTGAGCCGCCTATTTTGA
- the flgL gene encoding flagellar hook-associated protein FlgL, protein MRLSTSMIYQQNMQGILNGQTAWQKTGEQLSTGKRVVNPSDDPIAAASIIMLGQAQSENSQYTLARTFAKQSMSLEESILDKSTNTISSALTEVIKGGGVLSDDDRKSVATSLRGMKAELLNMANSTDGNGNYIFAGYNTDKVPFVEGTTGVDYVGGNQAISQRVDASRNMTVSHIGSAVFNGTTGDAQAEPDGSIQSDLFETLDIAIKALETPIANADDATKASVAAALETANRGLKNSFNNISAVRAELGIQLNEIDNLDAIGKDRDVANKTALGQLQDTDWYDAISSYIMQKSSLEASYTAFQNMQGMSLFQMK, encoded by the coding sequence ATGCGCTTAAGTACCAGCATGATATATCAGCAAAATATGCAAGGCATTCTGAATGGTCAGACCGCGTGGCAAAAAACGGGCGAGCAACTATCGACCGGGAAACGAGTTGTCAACCCATCTGACGATCCGATTGCGGCGGCGAGCATCATTATGCTTGGTCAGGCTCAGTCTGAGAACAGTCAGTACACACTGGCACGCACATTTGCTAAGCAAAGTATGTCTCTGGAAGAGTCTATTTTGGACAAGAGCACGAACACGATTAGCAGCGCATTGACCGAAGTAATCAAAGGCGGCGGTGTTCTGAGTGATGACGATCGCAAATCGGTCGCGACTTCCTTACGTGGTATGAAAGCTGAACTGCTGAATATGGCTAACAGCACTGACGGTAACGGTAATTATATTTTTGCTGGTTATAACACGGACAAGGTTCCTTTCGTTGAGGGGACTACTGGCGTGGATTATGTAGGCGGTAATCAGGCGATCTCACAACGTGTAGATGCGTCTCGGAATATGACAGTCAGCCATATTGGTTCTGCTGTGTTCAATGGCACAACTGGTGACGCTCAAGCAGAACCAGATGGTAGTATCCAGTCAGATTTGTTTGAGACTTTAGATATTGCAATCAAAGCGCTTGAAACGCCTATTGCTAATGCTGATGATGCAACAAAAGCCAGTGTAGCAGCGGCCTTAGAGACGGCAAACCGCGGTTTAAAAAACTCATTTAATAATATTTCAGCCGTTCGTGCAGAGTTAGGTATTCAGCTCAATGAGATTGACAACCTTGATGCCATTGGTAAAGATCGTGATGTAGCGAATAAGACTGCATTGGGGCAGTTGCAAGATACTGATTGGTATGACGCAATTTCGTCTTATATCATGCAAAAATCTTCTTTAGAAGCATCTTATACAGCATTTCAAAACATGCAGGGCATGTCGTTATTCCAGATGAAATAG
- a CDS encoding flagellar basal body L-ring protein FlgH, which produces MNAKSVIKPLRRHCLLALIAMLALNGCAYIPHDKVVTGPTTAQPGSPVLAGPNGSIFQTVQPMNYGYQPMFEDRRPRNVGDTLTIVLQENVSASKSSSANASRDGSSTFGLTATPRYLEGPLGNNRAALNATGTNEFTGQGGANANNTFSGTITVTVGQVLANGNLQVVGEKQIAINQGTEFIRFSGVVNPRTISGSNSVPSTQVADARIEYVGNGYINEAQNMGWLQRFFLNVSPF; this is translated from the coding sequence ATGAATGCAAAGTCGGTTATCAAACCACTCCGCCGACACTGTCTGTTGGCATTGATCGCGATGTTAGCACTTAACGGTTGCGCCTATATTCCGCATGATAAAGTTGTCACTGGGCCGACGACTGCCCAGCCTGGATCGCCTGTACTGGCCGGACCCAATGGTTCTATTTTCCAAACCGTGCAGCCAATGAATTATGGCTATCAACCGATGTTTGAAGATCGCCGCCCACGTAATGTTGGTGACACACTAACGATCGTGTTGCAGGAAAATGTTAGCGCCAGTAAAAGTTCCTCTGCCAATGCAAGCAGAGATGGTTCGTCCACATTTGGTCTGACTGCGACGCCTCGTTATCTAGAAGGCCCACTCGGCAATAACCGAGCTGCTCTGAATGCCACCGGAACAAACGAATTTACAGGTCAAGGTGGTGCGAATGCGAATAACACGTTCAGTGGCACCATTACGGTTACGGTTGGTCAGGTTCTTGCCAATGGTAACCTGCAAGTTGTTGGCGAAAAACAAATTGCCATTAATCAGGGAACAGAGTTTATCCGCTTCTCAGGTGTTGTTAATCCGAGAACGATTAGCGGCAGCAACTCGGTGCCATCCACTCAGGTTGCAGACGCGCGCATTGAATATGTCGGTAATGGCTATATTAACGAAGCGCAAAACATGGGCTGGTTACAGCGGTTTTTCCTCAATGTTTCTCCGTTCTAA
- the fliN gene encoding flagellar motor switch protein FliN, protein MSDTKKPSDDKESVDDLWADAFNEQQAAEKPAATTEGIFKSLEGHDPLGALQDIDLILDIPVKLTVELGRTKMTIKELLRLTQGSVVALDGLAGEPLDILINGYLIAQGEVVVVSDKYGVRITDIITPSERMRRLSR, encoded by the coding sequence ATGAGTGACACCAAGAAACCGTCCGACGACAAGGAATCAGTGGACGATCTGTGGGCTGATGCATTTAACGAGCAACAGGCTGCAGAAAAACCGGCCGCGACAACCGAAGGTATTTTCAAGTCGCTGGAGGGTCATGATCCGCTGGGTGCCTTACAGGATATCGATCTCATCCTGGATATTCCTGTCAAACTCACCGTTGAGCTTGGCCGGACTAAAATGACGATAAAAGAACTCCTGCGACTCACCCAAGGCTCTGTTGTCGCACTTGATGGCCTGGCAGGTGAACCACTGGATATCCTGATCAACGGCTATCTGATCGCTCAGGGGGAAGTTGTCGTCGTATCTGACAAGTATGGTGTTCGTATTACCGATATCATCACACCATCCGAACGTATGCGCCGCCTGAGTCGTTAA
- the fliM gene encoding flagellar motor switch protein FliM: MGDSILSQAEIDALLNGDSGDSDADANASSKADGGVKPYDPNTQRRVIRERLQALEIINERFARQFRMGLFNLLRRSPDITVGAIKIQPYHEFARNLPVPTNLNLIHLKPLRGTALFVFSPSLVFIAVDNLFGGDGRFPTKVEGREFTHTEQRVVKRMLRLALEAYGEAWNAIYKLDIEYVRSEMQVKFTNITTSPNDIVVTTPFHVEIGSLTGEFNICIPFSMIEPLRELLANPPLENSRQEDQSWRDTLAKQVQHSELELVASFVDIPLRLSKILKLQPGDVLPIDKPDKIIAHVDGVPVLTSQYGTLNGQYALRVEHLINPILNSLDNEEQPHE; this comes from the coding sequence ATGGGCGATAGCATTCTTTCACAAGCAGAAATTGATGCACTATTAAATGGCGACAGCGGCGATAGCGACGCTGATGCGAATGCGTCGTCAAAAGCGGATGGTGGCGTAAAACCCTACGATCCGAATACGCAACGACGTGTTATCCGCGAGCGCTTACAGGCATTAGAAATCATTAATGAGCGTTTTGCGCGTCAATTCCGTATGGGGTTGTTTAACCTGTTGCGCCGCAGCCCTGACATCACCGTAGGTGCAATCAAGATCCAGCCATACCATGAGTTTGCCAGGAACCTTCCGGTACCGACAAACCTGAATCTGATTCATTTAAAACCGCTACGCGGCACGGCATTGTTTGTCTTTTCACCCAGTCTAGTGTTTATCGCCGTAGATAACCTTTTCGGCGGCGATGGGCGCTTCCCGACGAAAGTCGAAGGACGTGAATTTACCCATACAGAGCAACGTGTGGTTAAGCGTATGTTACGCTTGGCTCTGGAAGCCTATGGCGAAGCCTGGAATGCGATTTACAAACTTGACATCGAATACGTGCGTTCAGAAATGCAGGTCAAGTTTACCAACATCACAACGTCACCTAATGATATCGTCGTGACGACACCGTTTCATGTTGAAATCGGTTCACTAACTGGCGAATTTAACATCTGTATTCCTTTTTCAATGATCGAGCCGCTGCGCGAACTGCTGGCGAATCCACCATTGGAAAACTCACGTCAGGAAGATCAGAGCTGGCGAGACACCTTAGCCAAGCAGGTACAGCATTCCGAGTTGGAATTGGTCGCAAGCTTTGTTGATATTCCGTTGCGGTTGTCCAAGATTCTGAAACTTCAGCCTGGCGATGTGTTACCGATCGACAAACCTGACAAAATCATTGCCCATGTTGACGGCGTGCCGGTGCTGACCAGCCAATATGGCACGTTGAACGGGCAATATGCTCTACGTGTTGAACATTTGATTAACCCTATATTGAATTCTCTGGATAACGAGGAACAGCCCCATGAGTGA
- a CDS encoding flagellar basal body P-ring protein FlgI → MRIASFFTVLLTLLTLNIAPVSAERIRDLVNIQGVRGNALIGYGLVVGLDGSGDQTMQTPFTTQSLTNMLSQLGITVPAGTNMQLKNVAAVMVTAELPPFGRTGQNIDVVVSSLGNAKSLRGGTLLMTPLKGVDNQVYALAQGNVLVGGAGASAGGSSVQVNQLAGGRISNGAVIERELPSTFGTSNTIMLQLKNDDFSMAQKVSDAINRSGYGGSASPLDSRTIQVLAPNGNSSQVRFLADIQNIEVNVGIQDAKVIINSRTGSVVMNRDVTLESCAIAQGNLSVTINQQANVSQPNTPFGGGQTVVTPQTEISVQQAGGALQRVNSSANLNNVVRALNSLGATPMELMSILQAMQSAGCLRAKLEII, encoded by the coding sequence ATGCGGATTGCATCATTTTTCACTGTACTGCTGACGTTACTGACGCTGAATATTGCCCCTGTGTCGGCAGAGAGAATTCGCGATCTGGTGAATATCCAGGGCGTACGCGGTAATGCGTTAATTGGTTACGGTTTAGTGGTTGGTCTGGACGGCTCTGGTGACCAGACTATGCAGACGCCGTTTACCACGCAAAGCTTAACTAACATGCTTTCCCAGTTAGGGATTACCGTTCCTGCCGGAACCAACATGCAGTTGAAGAATGTGGCAGCGGTGATGGTAACGGCAGAGCTTCCGCCTTTTGGCAGAACAGGCCAAAATATTGATGTCGTTGTGTCATCACTTGGTAATGCAAAGAGCTTGCGCGGCGGGACGTTGTTAATGACCCCATTAAAAGGGGTTGATAATCAGGTCTATGCCCTTGCTCAAGGTAACGTGTTGGTTGGTGGAGCAGGTGCATCTGCTGGCGGAAGCAGTGTTCAGGTTAACCAGCTTGCCGGCGGTCGAATCAGTAATGGTGCCGTTATCGAGAGAGAGTTGCCAAGCACGTTTGGCACATCGAATACCATCATGCTGCAGTTGAAGAACGACGATTTTTCGATGGCGCAAAAGGTGAGTGATGCGATAAATCGCTCGGGATACGGTGGTTCCGCGAGTCCGTTGGATTCTCGGACTATTCAGGTTCTTGCCCCGAATGGTAACAGCTCTCAGGTTCGCTTTCTGGCCGATATCCAGAATATTGAAGTGAACGTCGGTATTCAGGACGCCAAGGTTATCATCAACTCCCGTACCGGATCTGTTGTAATGAACCGCGATGTGACGCTGGAGAGCTGTGCTATCGCTCAGGGCAACCTTTCTGTGACGATCAACCAGCAAGCCAATGTTAGCCAGCCTAATACGCCATTTGGTGGCGGCCAGACGGTGGTAACGCCTCAAACCGAGATCTCTGTTCAGCAAGCAGGCGGTGCTTTACAGCGAGTCAATTCCAGTGCCAACCTCAACAATGTCGTGCGTGCACTGAATTCCCTGGGTGCGACGCCGATGGAGCTGATGTCTATTCTGCAGGCGATGCAAAGCGCTGGCTGCTTGCGTGCCAAACTGGAAATTATCTAA
- the flgG gene encoding flagellar basal-body rod protein FlgG — protein sequence MIRSLWIAKTGLNAQQTNMDVISNNLANVSTNGFKRQRAVFEDLMYQTVRQPGAQSSEQTMLPSGLQLGTGVRPVSTERIHTQGTFSETGNSKDVAIKGQGFFQVQLPDGTTAYTRDGAFQLDGNGQLVTSSGYQVQPAITVPANATELNIGRDGIVSVKLQGQAATNQIGQLTLTTFINDSGLESMGENLYLETASSGAPNETNPGLNGAGLLYQKYVETSNVNVAEELVSMIQTQRAYEINSKAISSSDQMLQKLTQL from the coding sequence ATGATCCGTTCTTTGTGGATTGCAAAAACCGGTTTGAATGCTCAGCAAACCAATATGGACGTTATTTCCAATAACTTGGCAAACGTCAGCACCAATGGTTTCAAGCGTCAGCGTGCGGTATTTGAAGACTTGATGTATCAAACAGTTCGTCAGCCTGGCGCTCAATCTTCAGAACAAACGATGCTACCGTCCGGTTTACAGTTAGGCACTGGTGTTCGTCCCGTATCAACAGAGCGTATTCATACTCAAGGGACGTTTTCCGAAACGGGTAACTCTAAAGACGTCGCCATTAAAGGGCAGGGTTTCTTTCAGGTTCAGTTGCCTGACGGTACCACTGCTTATACGCGTGATGGTGCTTTCCAGCTTGATGGTAATGGTCAGTTAGTGACGTCCAGCGGCTATCAGGTTCAGCCTGCAATTACTGTTCCGGCTAATGCGACAGAACTGAATATCGGTCGTGACGGTATTGTCAGCGTTAAACTGCAGGGTCAGGCAGCAACAAACCAGATTGGTCAGTTGACACTGACGACCTTTATTAACGATAGCGGCCTTGAGAGCATGGGTGAAAACCTGTATCTGGAAACTGCCAGCTCTGGTGCGCCGAATGAAACTAACCCTGGTTTGAATGGCGCGGGTCTGCTTTATCAGAAATATGTCGAAACCTCCAACGTCAATGTGGCAGAGGAGTTGGTATCGATGATTCAGACGCAGCGTGCTTACGAAATCAACAGTAAGGCAATTTCTTCTTCTGACCAAATGTTGCAGAAATTGACCCAACTGTAA
- the fliO gene encoding flagellar biosynthetic protein FliO — translation MAIASVSSPTPVTSQQSTLVTEPPLTGSMLLTQVGSVLAGILLFILLIAWLVRKLGFAPQAKQNKLLKVVSSCPVGQRERVVIVEVDNTWLVLGVTPQQITPLHTLPAQPINDSSSTGDTKPVDFNQLLKKVLKRPEKSE, via the coding sequence ATGGCAATAGCCTCGGTGTCATCCCCGACGCCAGTAACAAGCCAGCAATCAACGCTTGTTACTGAGCCTCCACTTACCGGCAGCATGTTACTGACACAGGTTGGTAGCGTGCTTGCTGGTATTTTATTATTTATTCTGCTGATTGCCTGGCTAGTTCGCAAACTCGGGTTTGCCCCTCAAGCCAAACAAAACAAGTTGCTAAAAGTCGTATCCAGCTGCCCTGTCGGGCAACGTGAACGTGTCGTTATAGTAGAAGTTGATAATACCTGGCTAGTGTTAGGTGTTACGCCTCAACAGATCACGCCTCTGCATACACTCCCAGCACAGCCAATCAACGACAGTTCATCCACTGGCGACACCAAGCCGGTTGATTTCAATCAACTGTTAAAGAAAGTTTTAAAGCGTCCGGAAAAATCGGAATGA
- the fliR gene encoding flagellar biosynthetic protein FliR, with protein sequence MLTFNSWDMVNWVSQFFWPFVRILALISTAPVFNERAIGNRVKIGLGVLITLLVAPYLPLNTTPIFSVAGIWLLIQQILIGVTLGLSMQLAFAAIRHAGELIGLQMGLAFATFFDPTGGPNMQVIARFLNILAILLFLTFDGHLWMISLLADSFYTLPISANPINSHAFLALARAGGLIFINGLMLALPIITLLLTINLALGMLNRMAPQLSIFVVGFPITLTVGIMTLGLLLPLIPPFAERLFSEVFDLLADILTQLSSP encoded by the coding sequence ATGCTGACGTTTAACAGTTGGGACATGGTGAATTGGGTCAGCCAATTTTTCTGGCCTTTTGTCAGAATTCTTGCGTTGATTAGTACTGCGCCTGTCTTCAACGAAAGAGCGATTGGGAACCGGGTGAAAATTGGTCTAGGCGTGCTGATCACCCTGCTCGTTGCGCCCTATTTGCCATTAAACACCACGCCTATTTTTTCCGTTGCGGGAATATGGCTGTTAATACAGCAAATTCTCATCGGCGTTACTCTCGGCCTGTCAATGCAGTTAGCATTTGCCGCTATTCGCCATGCCGGCGAACTTATTGGTTTACAGATGGGGCTCGCCTTTGCGACCTTTTTTGATCCAACCGGTGGCCCGAATATGCAGGTAATAGCGCGTTTCCTGAATATTCTTGCCATTTTACTATTCCTGACTTTTGATGGTCATCTCTGGATGATTTCATTGTTGGCAGACAGTTTTTATACTCTGCCTATCAGTGCCAATCCTATTAACAGCCATGCATTTCTCGCGCTTGCACGTGCCGGTGGACTGATTTTTATCAACGGATTAATGCTGGCGCTGCCTATCATCACCCTGCTGCTGACCATTAACCTGGCTTTAGGTATGCTCAATCGTATGGCGCCTCAACTCTCAATATTTGTCGTTGGCTTCCCGATTACCCTCACAGTGGGAATCATGACGTTAGGTTTATTACTCCCTTTAATCCCCCCCTTCGCAGAGCGTTTATTCAGCGAGGTATTCGATTTACTCGCTGACATTCTTACCCAGCTATCTAGCCCCTAA